In Mycteria americana isolate JAX WOST 10 ecotype Jacksonville Zoo and Gardens chromosome Z, USCA_MyAme_1.0, whole genome shotgun sequence, the sequence AGACAAACAGAGCCAGGGGTAAACATCTGACTGGCTTTAGTTGAAACACCTGCACAATGGTAAATCAGTTCTTGTGGAGAATACATTTTCTCCATGAATAGGAGGTGGCAATCATATCTCCTCTGCTTGCTTCAAGCTTTCCGTGAGAGGTATTAATCTCATGCAAGGCAACAGCGTCTGGCCTTGGTTACTACAGCAACCGGTTGTGCATGGCAGCGACTGTAGGATCTGGGTCCAACCAGGCTTGTTCATCCTTTTTGCATTTGGGCTGTCACAGTGATCCTGTAATATGACATGTCTCATAAGATAATGGGTTTTATTCCCAAAGAGCCAATAGACTTAgcagctttcaggttttttaaaaatagctttctgctTGGTACCCACTCCTGCTGTGTGGTGTTTTGACTACCCATCATAGCTTGAACGATGTGATTGAGAAGAATCAaatttgggtttttgtttggttgtttgggttttttttccaaatattactATTTATTTGCTGTCACTTTACATGCAGCCAGGGCTTTTCTTGGAAACTTGGAAATTGTGTGTGAAGTCTCTTCAGCTTGTGAAAGTTATACTGCCAGGGCCAGCAGACAGGGTCAGGGTCAGTGAAGGGAGGAGTGATAACGACGATACCAATTTACCACTTTTTCGGGATCTGCCACCCCTGCTGGGTCACACGTCAGCTTCCACTGGCCGAAGGGGTCAGGagggtgggtgggatgggggggaagcTTAATGGAAAAGCTGGGGTAGGTGAAGTTGATAAAAGTCTCTGTGTTTTAGTAAGGTTTTAAAGTCATATCCTATGCTATGGGTGTGCTTTAATCTAACAAGacctttaaaaaatgttctaaaCTTTCAAGCCAAACCTTTTCCAGAGTGCTCTAACTTCACCGACAAGGTCCAGCTACAGCAGCTTCACATGTGCACAGGTTACGGGGGAAATGCCAGCTGTTCTTCTGAGGCAGTTTTAGGGCTCTTTTGTGTCACTGTGACAATGAATGCGGTTGCTGAGGGTCTGGCTTTGAGATCTTGTCTTGTTTTATATGAGGTTTGTATTAGAAGATGGGCTTGTCTAACTGTGTCCTGATCCCATGGTCACCTCTTGGTTTCTTCTTGTTCACACAAGTCTGAATGGACTAGCTGGCCGTCTTGATCTGAATTGTTGCCCATTACAGCAAGACCTCAGATGTGCTTCCTGACCAATCTGTATGACAGCCCGTGTCATTTAAAATGAGTCTAGTCATCCGCCTACATTGCATTTGCACAACCACAATGGTGACTTGACAGCTCTCCGGTCCCACTCCTGGACCCACGTGGAACAAACCTCTTTGACCTTCCTGGCACATCAGAGCCATTGAATGTCAGTCATGGCTTGCTAGAACAATGAATGCAAAAAATACACAGCTGGCATTTTATTAACTTGAAGGATGATACTTTCAGCAACATTCCAGAAAGTAGTTTATCTAGGATGTATTATCTGTTACACCCACATTTGAATTTCAATACTCATCAGTTCATAAGCAGAAACAACTCCAGAGAAAGCAGGGATGGCATTTATCATGTTACGCTGTTTAccactagaaagaaaacagaggagcATTCCTATTCTGCTTACCTATATCCTCTTTGTCACACTACAGTCTCTTAATGGATATCTCCACTCATTGCTTTTTTCAAGCTTTTGGCTGCACACGCAGGTAAAATTACTTGGCACAAACGCAGTACTATTGAGGGTGCCAGTTAGGTCTTTTGGGTACTTCAGGGACCAGTTCTATGTTTTTCCTGTCCTTCTTTGTCTTGCTTGTCTCACCAGACAGCAAACATTTTGAGCAGAAGCTCTCTTTTCCCGAGTGCGTGTGCCTTACCTAGCACAACGTCGGCGAGGGGTTTTAGACAGCCCTGCCAATATTAATCCCCACTGCAGCAATTTCCTCTTGCAAGGTGCTGAGTATGCTCCATCGCCCCAGATGGCACTGGGTACTGAGAGCTCTTACCTGGGAACTGGCTCCCAATCAACATTTACTGTTGGTTCTTCTGATTCCCGTGGCGGATGGGCAGGCACGTGGGTTCTCCTGGCCACTTGTACTGCCACGGAAGTCTGGACTTCAGGAGGAGGCTGTGTGCGGAtggctgcctgctcctgcggGCTGGCTCTCAGCTCTCCCTGCGGGGCTAAGCCAGCACGAAGGCACCAGTGGAAGGGTTAGAGCCTGCGGCAGCACAAACCCCTCCACTTGCAAAAGCCGCTTCacgtctctctctccccccatctTTGTCCCACAgccatatgaaaaaaataagaaaaacctcaCAGTGGTCCAAAGAGTCATATTTAAGTAAATGGGAAATTATTATATTTGGGGAATATTTAGAAAGATAAGATCCTCTAGGCTTCAATAACCATTGAAATTCTCTCCTCTCTATTCAGGGAGGAGATGGCAGTTACCCTGGCTGAAATGAACAAGAGGTGCAGTAAAATTCTCCTGTAGGCAGTTTGAGCCTTTCTAATATGTTTCAGAGACTGCAGAATAAGCTGAAAGTAAATAGTGTTGTAACTCTGTTCTTAATATCTCATTAAGCTTTATAAGCATGggggaaggcagaaaggaaaagaggcaggTTCATGTGCTTTTTTCACAAAGCTTGCAAACTAACGATAAGCAGCTGTTACTCCTCACAGTATTCTCTGATATGTTTCTGCTATCTTTCCTCACACTTCTGTGATATGTTTCTTCTGCATCATGGAAACATTAGATCAGTGTGTGTGTACAGATGTGAGGGGAAATCCTTTCTGTTCCCCTCTTTCTCCCTGATGCAGAACATAGAAATCAGAGGAAAAGGCATTCAAGAGAATAAGTGAATGGCAGCAAAAACAACacagctggagggctgggagtAGCAGCAAGCTGAACAGGAGAGAGAGCAGACATAGACTTCAGAGAACAGTTGCAGGAAAACACACACCCTAGAACAGCTTTGAAAGAAGCATTTGGTTAAGATTTAACAAGTTAATCACTGCATGTTAATTACTGTTAAtggcaagattaaaaataataaaagcaatttatCTCATTCCAAAATAATTAGCCTTAATGACATGTTTGTACACCACATAGAAAGACATTTTGATGGGGATCAGCCCAACATCTGTGTGCATAGCATATGTAACAGCAATAGGTCCTTGTAAAACATTTGACAGATGTGGGACCATTGGCTTTGCTGAGACTTTTCCAGGGTTCCAGAGATCTGAGCACTGACTTACTCTGATTTTCTGCAGGGTCTGCAGGTGCTCAGGTTTCTGAAAATGAGGATCATTTCTCTGCATTGTATGCCTGTTGTATTAGCCCTGCTCTGCATcttgagaaacagaagagatgttACAGGACTTCATCAGGATTATTGGAGAATCACTGTCGGCCTTGGGATCTGCCTTCCTGGTGTCTGTGGCAAGTTTTATGCAGGTTTCCCACCCCGGTTGGCTCTTCTGCATCACATGTTTGAGTAATAATGCTCTTCTGCTGGCTGGTAAGTGGCATTAACTCCCTTTGGGATTGTTGTGAAGTCATTTAGCTGGTGTGTAATTCAGTTTCTTTACACACAAGGAAAAGTTAATACAGTTCTTACTGTTGCTTGTATTCAGTCATTACAGCACTCAGTCAAATCACTGGTGATGAAAACTGAGGTGTACAAGTGTGAAATGGCAGGAATTTCTCATCCAGGTGTCTGGGGTAATTGAAGCTATCTACACAGAAATCTTGCTGAGtaaaaaagggcaaaatattaTTAACATCATTATGCCCCTCATAAAATCTAATGAGTAGTAAACGTACTGGGAAGGATAATGAGTCTAGGTGAGTGCTACCTACGGAGATCCCTGATTGAATAGCTCTGGTTAAACTATTCCTTTATTAATGACTCTGATTTGTGCATTTATTGCCATCTTGGCTACTGCTGGATTATGTTGATTAGTTGGATTATGTCTTTCACTTGGGCAGTCTAAGTGATCTGAACTAGCACAGCTGGCTACCAccttaattatttctttacatttagcTCTTTAACACATGAGTGTAGTAAAGCAAGGCTGCAGCATTTTTCCAGCTGTCCTCATCCTTCAAATGCAAATGTCTCCAGAGACAGCAGAGTAAATGACCTCTGGACAGTGAGTTTGGCACATACCCTCCCGGTTTCTGCAGGCTACGCTGAACAAGCAGCCCCATGTGGTTAGCTGAGGCAGCTTAGCCTAGTCTTTGTGCTGAGGGAGTCTCATCAGTGTTGCTCCCTTGCAAGTTGTTTTTGGGTGGAGATGTCATCTGCTCCACCTGCATAAGTGGGGTGGAGGCCTCTTAAATGGTGGTGGTGAGGGTTTGGGCTGCTACGAGTGAGCAGAATGAAGAGGGTTAGAGCTGGGGTGGTGGTGTTGCTACCTTTATGGCGCTGTGAGGACTCCTGGATCAGGCCCTTTGCTCGATATCTGCTGAGGTTCCTAGGCTTCATCTTCTGGGGCATGGCTGTAGCTCTGGCCTGCGGTGGAGTTTTTGTGATCCTGATGTACAAGAACTATAGATATTTATTTCAGGAgtctttcttctgtctccttggctggctggctgttgcAGCTGCACTTATCTTGCTACCTACTGGAGTTTTGGCTATCTCTATTTCTGTGAGGAGCTCCCGCTACCAGCAAGGGGCTCTCATGTACTTGCTGGTGGTCCTTCTTTGCCTGGAAATGTCTTCAGCAGTTTTGGCACAGTTCTACTCTATTTGGATGGCTTCTGAGCTGAAAAGCACTATGGGTTACCTTGTCTATCAGTACAACGGGACACACTCCTGGGGTCCTGGCAGCAGGGCTATGGATGCAGTACAGAGGAAGCTGCAGTGTTGTGGGGTCCAAAACTACACAGACTGGCTAACGGCAACAGCTGCTTCTTGGCATCTTccagatgaaaaagctcatgtcCCTGAAAGCTGCTGTAAGGAGAAGAATTCTCACTGCAGGGGTGACTTAGGCCATCTGGAACAGCTTTTTCAGGAAGGCTGTCTAAAGAAGCTGGAAGACTGGTTGAGTTTCATCATGCTGTATGTGTTTTGGTGCTGTACTGTGCTAAGCGTCTTAGAGCTGTTGGCTAGTGTCAGCAATGGCATCCTTATGAGGCATCAGCCTTTCCACGACCTCAGAATTCTGGACTCATCTACCTTCTTCTAGGGCTGCAGACACTGGCAGCATTGCTGAACCTGCTGTGTATTTCCTTGGTTTTGTATCATTCTCCAGTTGCACTGGACAAAAacttcttttatttgaaaatatatttgcatgtcAAACAAATTGATcactgccagatttttttttcttttttaatgttacaatATTACGTCAGTTTTTCCCCAGTTCTTGTTTGATAAGCATCCTGTATTTGAAAAAATTTCATTGCTGGAAGtcacagcagggaggggagggtctTCAGTATGTGCAAACATGAAACTACTGTATGTGAGTGTGGGGGAAGCAGTAGGTAGAGGTATGTCTTGCTCATGGGAGCATGTTGTGAGGTCATGACCTGAATTTTTGCAATAAATCTTAACTGTATTAGAATCTTTAAGTGTAATTAAGAAGCAGAGTCCTCCACCTTCAAACTTGTATTTAAGACTttggtatttctaaaaaaaaaaaagccctttggATAAAGtttaatacctttctttttctccttcaaacaCTGGTTTTAAAACTAACTTAttcttcagtgaaaataaatgccaaTTTTCAAAGTGGCATGAGGGTGCAACCTAAATGGAGAAGATATGTTTAACAGCAGCAGAGTAACTAATAAGATGACATCCAGCAGGAGGTATAGTTATCTCAGGAGCTGCACAGGAGTAATTCCCAAattaaagaggaggaagaagaaagtctgtctgtatttattcatttattttgtgtcAAAGCAAGGAATGAGTCAATTCTCCTTTCCTGAAAAGTTATGTAGGGTCATATGCATGCTTGAATGACAACAACaatatgttgctttttcttaAGATACATCTGCCATACTCTTACTAAATCCTCTTATCCATTTTCTGTGGGTCTCACTCCAGTCTGCATATGCTGAAATGGACTAAGTCAGTGTATAGGCTATCCGTATTCTTGTTTATGTTGGTGCTGTTGGTGTTTGGGGAGGTGCTGGTAAAAGCTCTGTTCTGCCTGTGTTGGACTGCACAGTGTGTTGTGCATGCTTGTATGTATGTGTCTGTTTAGGGAATGCTCTCAGCCTCACTACTGACCTGTGAATGGGAACTGCAAAGGTTGCATCCTTTGGTAAGTGTATGTGGGGAATCTCCAGGGCCTACTAGTGCACCATGTTAGGCTTTACCAGACtgggaacaaggaaaaaaaacactaaaaaccaCTGGACTGGGCAACTTTCTTACCACTTGAAGCGATAGCTAGCTAAATCATTACTGCTTTAAATTTTCTACTGAATGTCAGGTACTTTATGACAAATTTCAGACACCAAATCACCAGCTACTGATTTTCATGGGGGGGGGGAGCGTGTAGGAAATCAGAGGACATAGGTTAGCTCTTGCAGGCTTATTAATAACTGTGGATATCAAACATGAAATATACTGCAGGGCtgcttcataaaaaaataaagaccttgATTTAGATAAAGAACTAATTCttcaaaaaaaggaggaatattccaaagcaaaaaaggaaaatagctgtGTCTTTGAGTAACATAATAGAAGGAAATACGCCTTTCAGTTTGTTTGACACAGGAGGCATGTGGCAGTGAATAGCATTCATCTAGTTAAGCACCGCAATTGGGTCTTT encodes:
- the LOC142402807 gene encoding tetraspanin-3-like, producing MKRVRAGVVVLLPLWRCEDSWIRPFARYLLRFLGFIFWGMAVALACGGVFVILMYKNYRYLFQESFFCLLGWLAVAAALILLPTGVLAISISVRSSRYQQGALMYLLVVLLCLEMSSAVLAQFYSIWMASELKSTMGYLVYQYNGTHSWGPGSRAMDAVQRKLQCCGVQNYTDWLTATAASWHLPDEKAHVPESCCKEKNSHCRGDLGHLEQLFQEGCLKKLEDWLSFIMLYVFWCCTVLSVLELLASVSNGILMRHQPFHDLRILDSSTFF